The genome window NNNNNNNNNNNNNNNNNNNNNNNNNNNNNNNNNNNNNNNNNNNNNNNNNNNNNNNNNNNNNNNNNNNNNNNNNNNNNNNNNNNNNNNNNNNNNNNNNNNNNNNNNNNNNNNNNNNNNNNNNNNNNNNNNNNNNNNNNNNNNNNNNNNNNNNNNNNNNNNNNNNNNNNNNNNNNNNNNNNNNNNNNNNNNNNNNNNNNNNNNNNNNNNNNNNNNNNNNNNNNNNNNNNNNNNNNNNNNNNNNNNNNNNNNNNNNNNNNNNNNNNNNNNNNNNNNNNNNNNNNNNNNNNNNNNNNNNNNNNNNNNNGTGGGTGTGCCAGTGTGAGGAGGGCATGGTGCAGAAGCTGGAGCAGGATTTCAAGCTgactttgcagcagcagagctctctggaTCAGTGGGCCAGCTGGCTGGACAATGTTGTCACTCAAGTGTTGAAGCATCAcgagggcagccccagcttccccAAGGCAGCCAGGCAGTTCCTGTTGAAGTGGTCCTTCTACAGGtacattttccttattttgggggtatttttgCATCAGGCTTGGGGCATGGAAAGAGCTCCTTGAAAAGTCAAGGCCAAGTTCTTTATTCCCATGAAACTCTGGTTAATTGTGGTTCTGGTATCCTTTCAGGATGGGGATAGGATGCTCCATAAACTGATTTCTTAACGTGTTTTGACACTTGTGGGTCAGAGGCAGAGACAGCGTTGGGTCCCATACTACCTCCAGGGTCCAGAATTCACATCAGCCATGGCACAGGTGTAAAACTCAACccaaaatttctgtttcctgtccATGTTTCAGCTCCATGGTGATCCGTGACCTCACCCTGCGCAGCGCCGCCAGCTTTGGCTCCTTCCACCTGATCCGCCTGCTCTACGATGAGTACATGTTCTACCTGGTGGAGCATCGTGTGGCCCAGGCCACAGGGGAGACCCCAATTGCAGTCATGGGAGAGGTGAGAATCCTTTATTCCCtacaaaccaacccaaaataAGCAGCTCCTCAAGAGACACCGCTGGTTCAAAAACCACACCGTGCCCTCGGCTCGTTTTACAATAAAAATTGTTTGCTGAGTTGTTTTGAATGCCTGGCACAAGGAGAGCTCCTGGAGGATCTTCTCTGAgctggtgggtttggggtttggggtggttgAGCATCATTTGGGCTTTGGAGGcgtgggggagggaggggaaggatcTCCCCACTTTTCTGCAGCACCTGTGACTGCCAGCCCTGACTTTGGGATTCCTGACAGGGCAAAGTCCATCTAAACCAAGCAAAAATGGTCCAAAAGATGCTTTCAGCAGCTGAACTTCTGCAGGCCTCTAGAAGCTCCAGCATTACATGCACAGTCAGCCACTCTCTCTGTTTTTGAGATGAAGAAAAGGATGATGGGGCTGTCTGGGCTGTTTGTGAaggtttaggggttttttttttgttcaccAATCATTAAATCTGGTACCTGGCTTGCAGGCAGGGCCTGTCCTGCCTAGCTGAAGCCACATCcagtttttccctctgaaatacAGTTAAAAACCCCAGATGAGCCTGTGACAGCAATATTGAAACTACTGTGAGTTCAAAACTGAGCCCATGTGCTCAAAACTGATCTCATTTGCTCCTCGAATCTTCCACGGAGCTCATGCAGGGAGCCAGGCCAAGCAAAGCCTGTTGGTtctgccttccctccccctcccacGCTGCTCCAACTGCAGTGCTGACTTCCCACTATTCCCTGCAAAACCTCTGCCTTTATTGATATTTAAGGAACATGAAAGGCAGAGACTGGCTCCCAGCAAAAGGCAGCTGGGGGAGGCTCTCATCCCTCAGGCTTTCCCTTCATTAAACCCTTGCAATATTCCTGTTCTCCAGGAGGAGGCTGATTCTTCCCGGCAAAGAATGAATCGTGTCTTTCCATTCCCACTGAGCTTTGCAATTCcctctcctcagctcctgctgctgcccagctttCCATGATTTTCCAGCGTTGTTGTTACAGTTTGGTGTCACtgagaggggacagcagagccaaGGAGCTCTCTGGTTCTGCTTGGCACCACAAAGGCTTTGCAGAGAGCTCAGGGTGGAGAGGAGAGGGCAAATGCCTGGGAGgtggaaagggctggagaaaaggCACCACTTTTGCCTGTGGTAGCACTTGGTCATCACTTGGAAGATGGAAAAATTTCTCCCTTCATTCCAGAGCTAAATCCTGGCCTGGATTGGTGTGCGTGGTGTTTGTCCAGACGTGTGAATGGCAACAAAAGGCTTTTTCCCCAAAAACCTGTGGTTGGTTTTGGCTTCTGCtctccaccagcagcactgaTGCTCACAGGTGATGGGAATTGTTTGGTCTGGCACCTTGGCTCCCCCAGAGCTTCACTGACCCCCgactccttttcctttcagtttggTGACCTCACATCCCTGTCCCCGACACTGCTGGACAAAGGTACCTCCCGTCCCTGCCGGGGGCTGTCGGGGCAGGGTGGGATGGCTGCGGGAGGGGGATCCCGGAGGTGCTGGCTCCCGCTGGGCTCGGGGtggctcctgctctgagccGTGTCCTTTGCAGATGACATCGGCGAGCTGGGCACCGAGACGGAGCCGGAGCGGGCGCTGGGGGAGCCGCTGGTGAAACGGGAGCGAAGCGAGCCCGGCCACTCCCTGCAGGACATCTGACACCGGGACAGCCGTCCGGAGCCTGGCTGGGCGTGCCGAGCCTGCGCCTCCCCGGATCTGCGTTATTATAGTGCCTCTTAGTTTCTCTTTATGTTTACTTGTGTGTGAGGATGGGCTGAGCCGGGGCAGGCGCTGGGACGGGGCTGGTTTGGCCGCCAGTGTCCCCCCAGAGTGgagggagaagctgcagagtCTGCTCCCAAGGGATGGAAGCtctgtggccagcagcaggtgggATGTGCCTGGCTGGGAGAAGCTGTGCTCGCTCTCAGGCCGGAGCGAGGCGCACACACGAGGCTTCTCCGTCAGGGAAGGTGCTTTGGGTTCCTTCCCCACGTCTCAGACTTCACTGTGATACAAACTTGAACCAATCAGTGCccaagaagaaggaaaaatccccggcccttctcctccagcctttCCAGACAAGCTGTCCTGGCTCTGGCTTTGCCAAATCTCTCGTCCCAGGGAGCGCAGGGCCATTGGTGTCTCCTGTCCCTGGGGAGAGGCTCCAGGCTGCCCATCCCAGCGGGCACAGTGTGCTCTGGGACTGTGGgatgagcattcccagctgctcctgtgtctgcccagctcagcactTCACCCCAAAGCTCCTGGGACACCGTCGGGCCGACTCAAGATACCAAAGGACTCCGAGGCAGTGACAGCTGGAGGCAGAACCTGTTCATTGTCCCCTGTGCCACAGTGCCTGGGGGCAATCCCATGGCNNNNNNNNNNNNNNNNNNNNNNNNNNNNNNNNNNNNNNNNNNNNNNNNNNNNNNNNNNNNNNNNNNNNNNNNNNNNNNNNNNNNNNNNNNNNNNNNNNNNNNNNNNNNNNNNNNNNNNNNNNNNNNNNNNNNNNNNNNNNNNNNNNNNNNNNNNNNNNNNNNNNNNNNNNNNNNNNNNNNNNNNNNNNNNNNNNNNNNNNNNNNNNNNNNNNNNNNNNNNNNNNNNNNNNNNNNNNNNNNNNNNNNNNNNNNNNNNNNNNNNNNNNNNNNNNNNNNNNNNNNNNNNNNNNNNNNNNNNNNNNNNNNNNNNNNNNNNNNNNNNNNNNNNNNNNNNNNNNNNNNNNNNNNNNNNNNNNNNNNNNNNNNNNNNNNNNNNNNNNNNNNNNNNNNNNNNNNNNNNNNNNNNNNNNNNNNNNNNNNNNNNNNNNNNNNNNNNNNNNNNNNNNNNNNNNNNNNNNNNNNNNNNNNNNNNNNNNNNNNNNNNNNNNNNNNNNNNNNNNNNNNNNNNNNNNNNNNNNNNNNCCATCCCCCACGGTGCCCAGGCAGACAGGAACTGGTCCCACATCCTGGGGTTTGTGAAATCCCCACTCCATGTCCTGCCCAGACGGAGCAGGGGCGAGGGTGTGTGACCACAGTGCCTTAGGGTGGGCCTTGCTCCCCTTTCCNNNNNNNNNNNNNNNNNNNNNNNNNNNNNNNNNNNNNNNNNNNNNNNNNNNNNNNNNNNNNNNNNNNNNNNNNNNNNNNNNNNNNNNNNNNNNNNNNNNNNNNNNNNNNNNNNNNNNNNNNNNNNNNNNNNNNNNNNNNNNNNNNNNNNNNNNNNNNNNNNNNNNNNNNNNNNNNNNNNNNNNNNNNNNNNNNNNNNNNNNNNNNNNNNNNNNNNNNNNNNNNNNNNNNNNNNNNNNNNNNNNNNNNNNNNNNNNNNNNNNNNNNNNNNNNNNNNNNNNNNNNNNNNNNNNNNNNNNNNNNNNNNNNNNNNNNNNNNNNNNNNNNNNNNNNNNNNNNNNNNNNNNNNNNNNNNNNNNNNNNNNNNNNNNNNNNNNNNNNNNNNNNNNNNNNNNNNNNNNNNNNNNNNNNNNNNNNNNNNNNNNNNNNNNNNNNNNNNNNNNNNNNNNNCAGGTAGGGAGGGGCTGGCACAGACCGGGGGGCTCAGCTCTCCAGTGGCATTTCCCTGTCTGGATCCCTTTGCCTGTTCCTGCAGTGGCAGTGCAGGGGAGGCTCccgtggggctgagctggggagcTCAGCAGGGTTTATCCCCCTTTCCCATGTCCCAGGGGGTCTGTGCTGACATGGATTgccctggggtgctgtgggCTGCACTGGGGTGCTGTGGGCTACAGGGCAGAGTGGGGGATCTGTCATCAAGCTaaactgcaaaaacaaagcCCTGGGACAACTCTCTCTGTGAATAAAGGCCGTGTCATAAATAGCTTTTATTATTATGGTTTCTAATGATGCAGTGTTTGGTGTGAGCTTTTCCAGGGGTCTCGTGCACATTTGCCTAGCAGAGAATATTCTGTCCAAATCTCTGATTTTCTCATTCCCAGTGGCACTAAGGCAGCTGTGACACTTCCAAACACGTTCCTAATGGCAAGTGAGAGGAGAGTGTGTGCAGTGGCACATCCTCCCTCTGTCCCACGCTGTTGTGCCAGGGTGATGTTTGTGTGTAAATGTCTCCCATGGAAGGGAGAGAGTGAGAGAGGCAGATTTCAATGTACATAACCATGAAAACTCCCCGGGTCAGAGTCCACACTTGGGATCTTGCTGATGAGATAAGAGAGTCTGAAAAAACAACTGAGCAACCAAATCTTAactgctctgctcccactgagGGCCACAGGAagttcagctgctcctctgagggAAGCCAGCGTGCAAAGGAGAtgctctggagctctgcagcagcgTGTGAGGAGGCTGGAGAAGCACCCAAACCCCCCTGCACACAATTCCCAGCTAAACCTGAACAGCAATAAACATGTATCCATGCTCAGGCCTGCACAAGGAGTGTCGTGGTCCCATTTCTTCTGTGAGGCCTGAGAGGtgcctggagatgctgcagcagcctcggggggatgcaggagctgcccagggcagggtaATTAAAGCAGTTTGGGGCAGGGATCTGGGGTGTGCAGGAGGGCAGGTtccccctggagcagcagctggtgtgTCACAGCCTCagaggggaggagaggctgaTGGATCAGACACAGGGCCACAGGAGGATTTTCTAATTAAGCCTCCAGACTAATTGAGAGGATGGGAGcagtgaggatggggagggatgCGACAAGTGCTGGGGCATTCCTGCTCTGACCCCTCAGGAAGGTTCAGCCTCTGGCCTTTGCTTCACTCTCCCTCTGGATTAAGCCCAGTCTGGCTGGACCAGACAGAGCCTCTTCCATTGGGAATCTCGAGTCTGGAAGCAGGAGATTACTTCCcccaggggagctgggcagcaccTCCTAACCCTGAGCAAATCTGCCTCtaagcagaaagcaaacacagctccaAATCCTCCTGTTGGTACCTAcacccccacccccagcctgcCTCTGGCTCCATCACCCCTCCCAGATGGGCAAATCCCGCAGGGATTTCAGCACAAGCATCccagcattttgttttccacctCTTCccaagcagcagagagcagcaggaggtggcaggagaagggcaggTGGCCAGGGTTGACACCAAGCCCAGGGAAATCAGAGGGGGACAACATTCCAGAAGCAGCTGGACATTGCCAGTCCCTGGGGCTCATCCCAGAACCTtggagctgggcagggtggcacagcccagggactCCTTGGGAGCAGCCCAAGGGGCAGGGGACACTCAGTGCCACCAgcctgggaggtgctgctgctctggggacgTCTTGGAGAGCTTCAATCCTGCCAGGATGGGAGGGTGGGGTGAGCCCCAGACTCACCCCCTGTTTGTCCCCTCGGGAATGTGTCCCGTGGCTGGGATGGCTTTAGGTTCGTGGTGTGGCACTCCTGGATTGTCCCCAGTGTGTCAGAACAGGCACCTACATCTAGGACACCTCTGGGACTGGGGGACTTGTGAAGAGAAATGGGATGGAGTTCTCAAAATGAACCAACACAAAAACAGATTTGAAAACAGGGGCCAGAGCCACCTTCTGTTGTTTGCTCACAACTTCTCCCATCATTTGGTCTGAAACAGCATCTCCTCTTGTGCCAGTGGAGCCCTCAGCCTGTCCATGTGGCCACAGGGCACAGGAGCATCAGCCAAGCCCCTGCCTGCACTGGCAGGAGAGGCTCAGGTGGGCTCCCAGCATCAGCCCTTCAGTGGCAGCTCCAgtttccccctgccctgcatTGTCCCCAGcccggtgtccccagccctctgtgtcctcaccttccccagcacGGGGCTCAGGCCATGGGGATGTTTcattccagacccttccccaaGGAGCCGGGAGTcctcctgtcccccagccctgctccctccctggccTGGGGGATGTTTCTATAGGGAGAAgggcctttccctgctgctctggcagcactgAGAGCTCCAAGGAGTCCCTGGACAGAATCCCTCCCCTCCATGTGGCTGTcactgcacagggcagggacactgaGGCACAGACTAAGAGGGCTCGTGGCTGCAATTCACTGCTGCCCTGGGTACCAGAGGGGACAGGTtctgctggccctgccctgcctctccctggctgcagctgaggaggagcccagctcagccagggctcagctgggtCACTTTAACCACAAACAGGCTTCACCTGGAGCAGGCAGTCTGGGGGCAGGTCCACAACCACCCCTGCAGTTCCTTCAGGGTGTGTTTATAAACCCACACCCCCTCACCCCAGGagctttctctctgtttctttccttttctttttaattttctttttctttctttttctttcttttttttttttNNNNNNNNNNNNNNNNNNNNNNNNNNNNNNNNNNNNNNNNNNNNNNNNNNNNNNNttttttttttttttttttttttttttttttttttttgcctttgtgcTTTGGGAGCCTTAGTTTGGAGCTGAGGGGAATTTGGGAGTTACTGCCTTGGGGTGTCTGGGATGTACTGCTAGAATTTAGAACTTCCACCTTTCCAGTGCTACCAAGCAGGTAAGGACCTAACAATGACCTCCTCCAGTGCCCCTGGGCTGGCTTtgggggctgcagcccagagcagggctctgtcccagggctgctgtggccagggtgtcccagggctgtcctTCTGCTGTCCCAGGTGAAGGACAATGTCTGCAcgaggctctgcagcagccttggggctcagttcccagcccagctgcagcactccGGTGCCTGCACCAAGGAAttccctcctggcacagcctgtcCCTCCTCCACGGAGCTGCTCCCTTGCCCTGCTCGGCCAGGAGGACATCGTGGAGAGCTACAGCGGGTACGTGGggaggggctgagccctgctcctTGCCTGTGCTCACCCTCAGGGGACACATCCCGTGTCTGGGATGTGTTTGATTCagtccagctctcctgggaggCTCACGGGGCTGTTCCCTGCGCCCAGGGCAAGGCTGGTGGCAGCCCTGGTGCCTCTGCTGTCCCACCACGGTGCCTGGGACCAGCTCACGCCCGTGtcccctctgctgtgccaggaacTCCTGCGAGCTGGGGGTGGCTCTGCTGGACTGCAGCTGCTCGGCCCCAGACCCGCAGCTGGTGCGCAGGATCGTGGCCCAGGTGGAGTTTTACCTGTCCGACGAGAACCTGGCCAAGGACACCTTCCTCCTCAAGCACGTGCAGAAGAACAAGATGGGCTTTGTCAGCATCAAGCTGCTGACATCCTTCAAGAAGGTGGGTCCTGGCTGCCGTGTCAGGTgatgcagggctgggctctgctcccaggcagggtGAACACCCCTCAAAACACCCCCAGGGCTGCATTCACCTCTGCCCGTGCCTTCCCTGGACTGCTTTGGAAGCGCTCATCccttcaccaaaaaaacccagggaagtgctggtgGTGTGGCTTAGGGGGAAGTTGTGGTTCTTGTCAGAGcctgggggacactggggactGTGCAGACCCCAAAGCTGCTCACGTAGGTCGGGGACATTGCcctgggggacagggacactgccGTGGGGGCACTGGATGGGGTCACAGCCTGCCCTAAGGGTGGGTTTAGGGTGTGGAGAGCAGGGGATGGAGACCGATGGGGATTCCACCCCTCTCTGCACAGGTGAAATACCTGACCCGGGACTGGCGCCTCACCCTGTACGCCCTCAAGTTCTCGGCGCTGCTGGAGGTGAACAAGGAGGGCACCAAAGTCAGGCGGCGGCTCCCCATCCCCGAGCACCTGCTGAGCGTCCCCCCCAGCAAGCTGCtggcctgggagctgcagccgcggcagcaggagctgctgctgcaggagaccTTCCTGGAGACCATC of Parus major isolate Abel chromosome 28, Parus_major1.1, whole genome shotgun sequence contains these proteins:
- the LOC107215348 gene encoding la-related protein 6-like → MSARGSAAALGLSSQPSCSTPVPAPRNSLLAQPVPPPRSCSLALLGQEDIVESYSGNSCELGVALLDCSCSAPDPQLVRRIVAQVEFYLSDENLAKDTFLLKHVQKNKMGFVSIKLLTSFKKVKYLTRDWRLTLYALKFSALLEVNKEGTKVRRRLPIPEHLLSVPPSKLLAWELQPRQQELLLQETFLETIARMFSPFGAIASIRLLRPGRKLPSDVRRYSGRFPELLSRCCALVEYESLESAHRAFESLGHRDWHGVRVVRLCGKGGKKKGEEERAGWKGPEAAPSFPRSLGASLASSSPESDDDASGSLSLLLKQDLLAPTWPGGDFTPGNSSAFPGSLLPGGGWDPLGLGLGTESRRGSAEGSWTPWASGLCPAASAPPS